The following DNA comes from Spirulina major PCC 6313.
TTTTTGTGAATGGGTACGGCAATGACGATCTTGGTCAATATACGATCACGATTCGCTAGAGGCGTGACACACCTTCATCGGTAGGTTACGGCTGATCCATAACCCCAGCAGCGATTCCTCCCCGTCGGGGATTGAAATCCCCGCCTCACAGCGAAAACCCGTTCACACGGGTTCCAGAGTGGGCATCAGCCCACTTTCGCTCTGAGCCAAGAACTTCAGTGCTTGGCGGATCGGGGTGGGGTTTGGGGTAAGGATAATGCGTGAACAAGCTGTAAAGCCTGATTGTAGCTGTGCCATGGCACTAGGGGGTGCGATCGCTCATCTTGCCGCCTTCTGTTGATCGGGGGGTGAACGGGATGCGATCGCGGGTTTGCCATGGCGATCGCATCCCAATTCCTCATGATCAACCGGGACAAGATCCGGCCCCGCGATCGTCCTAACGCCCCAACACTTGGCCCAACGCCGTCAGCACCGTTTCCACATTGTCAGGGCGGCTATTCGTGCCCATCAAGCCAATGCGCCACACCTGGCCGCTCAGTTCCCCTAGGCCGTTGCCAATTTCGAGGTTGTATTCATCCAAGAGGCGGCGCGTCACCGCCTTCGCATCCACCCCATCGGGAACCCGCACCGTGGTTAGGGTCGGGAGGCGATAGGCCCGCTCCACATGACAGCGCAGGCCCAACGCCTCTAAACCATCCCATAACTGTTCGGCATTGCGTTGATGGCGGGCCCACACCTGCTCTAGCCCTTCTTCGGACAGGAGACGGAGAGCCTCACGAATCGCATAGGTCATGTTGACCGGGGCCGTGTGGTGATAGACCCGACCATTGCCCCAATAGTTACGGAGCATGGACATATCTAAATACCAGTTGGCGACTTTAGTGCTGCGATTGTCGAGTTTTGCGAGGGCGCGGGGGCCCATGGTGAAGGGGGAAATTCCGGGGGGGCAGCTTAACCCTTTTTGGCTACAACTGTAGGCGAGATCTACATTCCATTCATCGAGGAAGAGGGGCACAGCCCCAAGGCTAGTGACAGTATCCACGAGCAAGAGGCAGTCAAATTCGCGACAGAGAGAACCAATCCCTTCGAGGGGTTGCCGCGCTCCGGTGGAGGTTTCAGCATGGACGAGGGCGAGGACTTGGGGGCGGCATTCTTCGAGGGCGGTGCGGAGTTCAGCGAGGCTAAACACATCCCCCCAGGATTTATGAAGGGTGCGCACGTCGGCCCGGTAGCGCCCCGCCATATCCACGAGACGATGCCCGAAGTACCCCGATACTCCAACGAGGACGCGATCGCCCGGCTCCACCACATTCGCTAAGGTGGCTTCCATTGCCGCCGACCCCGTGCCGCTGATCGGAAGGGTCATCGGGTTGGTGGTTTGCCAGGTGTAGCGCAGCAGGCTTTGCACCTCGTCCATCAGTTGGAGATAGGCAGGGTCGAGGTGGCCAATGGGTTGGCGGTTCAAGGCCGCAAGTACCGCTGGGTCTGCGTTGGAGGGGCCAGGGCCTAAGAGGAGGCGGGTGGGGACGTTGAGGGGGGCGAGGTGGAGGTGATCCTGTTGATTGACCGTGGGGGCCGTCAGGGGTTGGGGGGAAGCCATGGATTTTTGTTAAATTTGTTACCGTTCATTTCTTATTATCGGAGTCATTGCTCCCTTTTGTCTTTGAATTTTAGTTAACGTTTGGGGCGGGGATGGAGGGGCGATCGCACCGATTGATGATCGCTCAACCCTATACAGGAATTTGGTTCTAGGGTATAGTGGTCTCTGCTTAATTGACCGAATCGGCTCGCATAAATGTCGGAATTTTGCTATAATTGAATAGAAAATCAACACATCAACGCTTCCGTCTCCCTTGCCCAACCTCTACACCCTAATTAACCTATGGCTGCTGACACCAATCCCGCTCAATCCACGCTAGCCGACATCCGCGCCACCCGCCTCGAAAAGATCGATCAACTCCAAGCCGAAGGGATGAACCCCTACGCCTACCGGTGGGAATCCACCCACCACGCCGCTGAGTTGCAGGCCAAATACGCCGACCTGGCCCCGGAAGCGGAAGTGGAAGATCCTGTGGCGATCGCAGGTCGGATTATGGCGCGACGGGTCTTCGGAAAATTGGCATTTTTCACCCTCCAAGACGAGAGCGGCACGATTCAGCTTTACTTTGACAAAAAGCGCGTCACCGCCCACATGGAAGACCGCCCCAACGCCTTCAACCTCCTCAAAAAACTCACCGACGTAGGCGACATCATCGGTGTGACCGGCACGATCCGCCGTACCCAAAAAGGCGAACTCTCCGTCAACGTCAGCACCTACACGATGCTGACCAAATCCCTGCTGCCCCTCCCCGACAAATGGCACGGCCTCACCGACACGGAAAAACGCTACCGCCAACGCTACGTTGACCTCATCGTTAACCCGAACGTGCGCGAAACCTTCCGCCGCCGCGCCAAAATCACCGCCGCCATCCGTCGCTACCTCGACGACCACGACTTCATCGAAATCGAAACCCCCGTCCTGCAAAGTGAAGCCGGCGGCGCAGAAGCTCGCCCCTTCATCACCTACCACAACACCTTGCAGATGGATTTGTATCTGCGCATTGCCACGGAACTGCACCTCAAGCGGTTGATCGTGGGCGGCTTTGAAAAGGTGTTTGAATTGGGGCGGATTTTCCGGAATGAAGGGGTTTCGACCCGCCACAATCCGGAATTCACCTCCATTGAAATCTACCAAGCCTATGCCGACTATCACGACATGATGGCCCTCACGGAAGCCCTCGTCACCACCGCCGCTCAGGAGGTGCTCGGTACGCTCAAACTCCAATACCAAGGCACAGCGGTTGATCTCACCCCGCCCTGGCGACGGGTGACGATGCACGATGCAGTACGGGAGGCGACGGGGGTTGATTTGACGGCGTTTAGTGATGTGGGTGAGGCGATCGCAGCCGCCCAAGCCGTGGGCATTCATGTGCCGGACGATTGCGCCAGCATCGGGAATCTCCTCAATGCCGCCTTCGAGCAAAAAGTAGAAGCCACCCTCATTCAACCCACCTTTATCATTGACTATCCCCTGGAAATTTCGCCCCTGACGAAACCCCACCGGGAAAAAGCGGGCCTCGTGGAGCGGTTTGAATTGTTCATTGTCGGACGGGAAACGGCCAATAGCTTTTCGGAACTCACTGATCCTATCGACCAACGGCAACGTCTCGAAGCCCAGGCTGCGAAAAAGGCGGCGGGGGATGTGGAGGCCCATGGCGTGGATGAGGATTTTCTCGCGGCGTTGGAATATGGGATGCCGCCGACGGGGGGATTAGGAATTGGGATTGATCGCCTGGTGATGGTGCTGACCGATGCGCCAAGTATCCGGGATGTGATTGCGTTTCCGCTGTTGAAAAACACCAGCGCGGCGATCGCTTCAGCGGACTACGACGCGGAAAAAAAAATCCTCAAAGTGACCTTTAACCAAGGCAGCGTTTACCACTACAACGATGTGCCGCCCGACCTCTATCACGCGCTCAAACAAGCGCCGTCCCTCGGTCAATTTTTTAATGCACATATCCGCGAACAGTATGGATGCGATCGCATTGTTTAACACTGCCTCAATCACCCCATCCCGTGGGAGGGGGTGATTGAAAACTAATAGGACAGACTGATGGCTTGATGGAGTGAGACACGATCGCTCAATTGTTTGAGGATAAAATCTGCCACATCGGGCCGGGAAATTTTGAGGGCGGACGTGCGATCCGTGCCGGGGAAGCCGTAGCGATAATGGCCGGTGCGATCGCCCTCCACAAAGGCCCCCGGTCGGACAATCGTCCAATCCAACCCGCTGGCTCGCACATCCTGCTCCTGCCGCTCATGATCCGCAAAAACATAGCGCAAGATTAGCCCAAACATGATGCGTTTCCAGAAAAAGTTGAGGCTGCCCCAACTCTCCCCAGCACCGAGGGTAGTTTGACAGATCAGTCGCCGCACCCCCGTCCGCTGCATCGCTTCGATAATGTGGCGGGTTCCCTGCGATCGCACCGTGCCGGTGAGTTGTTGTCCTGATCCGAGGGTGCAGATGACGACATCTTGACCCTGCACCGCTTGCTCGACGGTGGCGCGATCGAACACGTCACCGGGAAACAGGTGCAAATGGGGGTGCTGAAGACCGAGGCCGGACGGGTTGCGGGCAAAGGCAGTGACGTGATGGCCTTGCGCCAAGGCTTGGGTCACCACATGGCGACCAACTGTACCCGTTGCGCCAAAAATCAAAAGTTTCATAAGATGTGCTCGTAAACAACATCCTTAGCTTAGGCAGGACAAGGGTTTGAGACTATCTGTTTCTTGCGGAGCTTGTACAATCGTGCGGTGAGTTGTGCCTGTTGACCCAGTGGGGCGATCGCACCCTTGACTATGATGGGAAAAAATTCCCGTCAAGAGTCCCGTGCACAATTTGGTTCTCTCCGATGCCGCATCCCAGTCTTGCCAGCAACATCTAGCCGCCCTGCGGGTCGAGTTGCTCCACAATCCTCCGGGTGAAGGCGATTTTCAGTCCACCGAGCACACCCTGTTTTTATCCTTAGCCTCGCGGCCCTTGTCGTATCTGCAAGTGCAGGATGGCAAGCGTTATCAGGGGGTATATCGTCCAGGGGATATGCTGATCACGCCTGCGCAAACGCCGCTGTTTGTGCGCTGGGAGGGGGAGGAACATTGTCTCAAAATTCAATTGGGGGCTGAGTTTTTGCAACGGGTGGCCCAAGACATTGTGAAAACGGCGGGCGATCGCCTCCAACTTCGTCCCGATTTTCAGGTGCGCAATGGGCAACTGGAAGCGATCGCCCGCCTCCTCCTCACGGAAACGCAACAGCCCGGCCTTGGCAACCCTCTCTATCAGGATTCCCTCACCAACGCCCTCGCCGTCAACCTCCTTCGCCACCACGCCACCACCACGCCCCACCTCCCCACCTACGACGGCGGCTTACCCCCTCCACATCTGCGCAAAATTCTGGACTATATCGAAGCTCATCTCGACCAAGAAATCCGACTCGAAGCCCTGGCCCAACTGCTGGGAATGAGTCAGTTTCACTTTAGCCGTCTCTTTAAACAGTCCATCGGCCTATCCCCCCACCGCTATCTGATTCAACAACGCATCGAACGGGCCAAACACCTGCTCAAACAGACCGATCAAGCCATTGTAGACATTGCCCTCAGTTGTGGATTCAACAGCCATAGCCATCTGAGCAAACAGTTTCGCCAAGTCACCGGAATCACCCCCAAGGCCTATCGAACAGGTTAACGCCAGGATCAACCTTGCCGCTGGTTCACCTATGACTGAAGCCATTGCTCTCACCCTAAATCTCTCTCCCAGAGCGGGGGAGGGACTTGAGTATTATCCGGATTCAGTCTGAGGCGATCGCTTCCCCTACTGGGGCGACTCGTCGAGTGCGATTTCGTCTAATGCTTCGGCGGGTTCTGAGAGGGGGCGGTGCTCCGCCATGATTTTCGAGAGTTCGTCTACTTCAAAATAATGGTGAAACTTGTCAGTGATTTCGAGGAGGTAGGAACGGCCTTCGGCTTGGCGGCGTTTGCGAACAAAGCCGAGTTCAACAAGTTCTTGCACCTGTTGGTAGGCGCTGCTGCCCCGGAGTTCGATCAGGTCGGTTTGGATGATCGGGGATTTGAGGGCGACGACGGCGAGGGTACGCAGAGCGCCGATGCCGAGTTCAGCGGGAACGAGGTGCTGAATCAGGGTTTCAAAGGTGGGGCGGAGTTGGAGGCTATACCCGGAGGGGGTTTCGACGATTTCTAGAGCACTGTCGCGGTG
Coding sequences within:
- a CDS encoding pyridoxal-phosphate-dependent aminotransferase family protein, with the translated sequence MASPQPLTAPTVNQQDHLHLAPLNVPTRLLLGPGPSNADPAVLAALNRQPIGHLDPAYLQLMDEVQSLLRYTWQTTNPMTLPISGTGSAAMEATLANVVEPGDRVLVGVSGYFGHRLVDMAGRYRADVRTLHKSWGDVFSLAELRTALEECRPQVLALVHAETSTGARQPLEGIGSLCREFDCLLLVDTVTSLGAVPLFLDEWNVDLAYSCSQKGLSCPPGISPFTMGPRALAKLDNRSTKVANWYLDMSMLRNYWGNGRVYHHTAPVNMTYAIREALRLLSEEGLEQVWARHQRNAEQLWDGLEALGLRCHVERAYRLPTLTTVRVPDGVDAKAVTRRLLDEYNLEIGNGLGELSGQVWRIGLMGTNSRPDNVETVLTALGQVLGR
- the lysS gene encoding lysine--tRNA ligase — translated: MAADTNPAQSTLADIRATRLEKIDQLQAEGMNPYAYRWESTHHAAELQAKYADLAPEAEVEDPVAIAGRIMARRVFGKLAFFTLQDESGTIQLYFDKKRVTAHMEDRPNAFNLLKKLTDVGDIIGVTGTIRRTQKGELSVNVSTYTMLTKSLLPLPDKWHGLTDTEKRYRQRYVDLIVNPNVRETFRRRAKITAAIRRYLDDHDFIEIETPVLQSEAGGAEARPFITYHNTLQMDLYLRIATELHLKRLIVGGFEKVFELGRIFRNEGVSTRHNPEFTSIEIYQAYADYHDMMALTEALVTTAAQEVLGTLKLQYQGTAVDLTPPWRRVTMHDAVREATGVDLTAFSDVGEAIAAAQAVGIHVPDDCASIGNLLNAAFEQKVEATLIQPTFIIDYPLEISPLTKPHREKAGLVERFELFIVGRETANSFSELTDPIDQRQRLEAQAAKKAAGDVEAHGVDEDFLAALEYGMPPTGGLGIGIDRLVMVLTDAPSIRDVIAFPLLKNTSAAIASADYDAEKKILKVTFNQGSVYHYNDVPPDLYHALKQAPSLGQFFNAHIREQYGCDRIV
- a CDS encoding NAD(P)-dependent oxidoreductase — its product is MKLLIFGATGTVGRHVVTQALAQGHHVTAFARNPSGLGLQHPHLHLFPGDVFDRATVEQAVQGQDVVICTLGSGQQLTGTVRSQGTRHIIEAMQRTGVRRLICQTTLGAGESWGSLNFFWKRIMFGLILRYVFADHERQEQDVRASGLDWTIVRPGAFVEGDRTGHYRYGFPGTDRTSALKISRPDVADFILKQLSDRVSLHQAISLSY
- a CDS encoding helix-turn-helix domain-containing protein; translated protein: MVLSDAASQSCQQHLAALRVELLHNPPGEGDFQSTEHTLFLSLASRPLSYLQVQDGKRYQGVYRPGDMLITPAQTPLFVRWEGEEHCLKIQLGAEFLQRVAQDIVKTAGDRLQLRPDFQVRNGQLEAIARLLLTETQQPGLGNPLYQDSLTNALAVNLLRHHATTTPHLPTYDGGLPPPHLRKILDYIEAHLDQEIRLEALAQLLGMSQFHFSRLFKQSIGLSPHRYLIQQRIERAKHLLKQTDQAIVDIALSCGFNSHSHLSKQFRQVTGITPKAYRTG
- the scpB gene encoding SMC-Scp complex subunit ScpB, whose protein sequence is MTDSAPRLATCIEAILYLKGQPMTLGAIADYAGCGRKTASDALLELMDDYAHRDSALEIVETPSGYSLQLRPTFETLIQHLVPAELGIGALRTLAVVALKSPIIQTDLIELRGSSAYQQVQELVELGFVRKRRQAEGRSYLLEITDKFHHYFEVDELSKIMAEHRPLSEPAEALDEIALDESPQ